A genomic stretch from Aedes albopictus strain Foshan chromosome 2, AalbF5, whole genome shotgun sequence includes:
- the LOC134288929 gene encoding protein G12-like, with product MDEVIEFMKMDEVREIYNWWITHDAQVGEIYAFLQTEEVDKAWVIMTTSNEEMQKISDWAFVRGVDIRDYMIRIAMGLGLTQAQPRVLRNSAARSWTTMMEEIRAVQDLDGAKARAAEFIADPTSEFGELHRMIAAEHHSIHTTFEDPAVRRVTNQLRAFGVDIDGLVERIYDWFGWDHSEH from the coding sequence ATGGACGAGGTGATTGAGTTCATGAAGATGGATGAGGTTCGCGAGATCTACAACTGGTGGATCACTCACGATGCCCAGGTTGGTGAGATCTACGCCTTCTTGCAGACTGAGGAAGTGGACAAGGCCTGGGTCATCATGACTACTAGTAATGAGGAAATGCAGAAAATCAGCGATTGGGCCTTTGTACGTGGCGTCGATATACGGGATTATATGATACGAATTGCTATGGGATTGGGACTTACTCAGGCACAGCCTCGTGTCCTGAGAAACTCCGCAGCCCGTAGCTGGACCACCATGATGGAGGAAATTCGTGCCGTGCAGGATCTGGACGGAGCCAAGGCCCGGGCTGCTGAGTTCATTGCCGATCCAACGAGCGAGTTTGGTGAGTTGCATCGCATGATCGCTGCCGAACACCACTCGATCCATACCACTTTCGAAGATCCAGCAGTACGCCGAGTTACCAATCAGTTGCGCGCCTTCGGAGTTGATATCGATGGACTCGTTGAACGCATCTACGATTGGTTCGGCTGGGATCATAGCGAGCACTAG
- the LOC134288931 gene encoding protein G12-like produces the protein MVVSNRSTDDVLRHDKCYTADNGVRYAMHARGLPVKTLISDRSYRECSAVAAGDGVQSGATSYMVGLINGIIAISLTGNKVISQTLNEKIFIILAVFGLGLASANLRSEMDEVIEPLKMEEVREIYNWWITHDAQVGEIYAFLQTEEANQAWVIMTTSNEEMQKISDWALERDVHIRDYMNDIAAMLGLTPIGPRALRNSAARSWTTMMEEIRAVQDLDGAKARAAEFIADPTSEFGELHRMIAAEHHSIHTTFEDPAVRRVTNQLRAFGVDIDGLVERIYDWFGWDHSEH, from the exons ATGGTTGTTTCCAACCGTTCAACGGATGATGTCTTGCGTCACGATAAATGCTACACGGCCGATAACGGTGTCCGTTATGCGATGCATGCCCGCGGTCTGCCCGTTAAAACATTGATAAGCGACCGCTCTTATCGGGAATGCTCCGCCGTTGCGGCTGGCGATGGTG TTCAATCAGGTGCTACCAGTTATATGGTGGGGCTAATCAATGGCATCATCGCTATCAGCTTAACGGGCAATAAAGTAATTTCTCAAACCCTAAATGAG AAAATCTTTATCATTTTGGCCGTTTTCGGTCTGGGCCTTGCCAGCGCCAATCTCCGCTCGGAGATGGACGAGGTGATCGAGCCCCTGAAGATGGAGGAGGTCCGCGAGATCTACAACTGGTGGATCACCCATGATGCCCAGGTTGGTGAGATCTACGCCTTCTTGCAGACTGAGGAAGCGAACCAAGCCTGGGTCATCATGACTACCAGTAATGAGGAAATGCAGAAAATCAGCGATTGGGCCTTGGAACGTGACGTCCATATTAGAGATTATATGAATGATATTGCTGCGATGTTGGGACTGACTCCGATTGGACCACGTGCCCTGAGAAACTCCGCAGCCCGTAGCTGGACTACCATGATGGAGGAGATTCGTGCCGTGCAGGATCTGGACGGAGCCAAGGCTCGGGCTGCTGAGTTCATTGCCGATCCGACGAGTGAGTTTGGTGAGTTGCACCGCATGATCGCTGCCGAACACCACTCCATCCATACCACTTTCGAAGACCCGGCAGTACGTCGTGTTACCAATCAGCTGCGCGCCTTTGGAGTCGATATCGATGGACTTGTTGAGCGTATCTACGATTGGTTCGGTTGGGATCATAG